CTAAATTCGAGATTTTAAGCTTCTTTACTTTTGGAAAGAGCTTCTTAATAGAAGACTCTGTGAGAGCTGGGAATGGAATCACAAACGGTAAAAGCTGGTGCAAAAACTGTTTTCCTTCTGCTTTTTCTCTAATCGAGTCAATCGGATGCAAAATCTCTTTTTGTTCTGCTGTCATGTTCGGGAACAACTGAAAGATTTCTTCATGGGCGATTTCTTTTCGAGCACGAATCACATTGACATCTGTACTGGTCGCATAGGCGTTCATGATTGCTTGAACGCGTGATTGAATGAAGTGATACTGATGTGTATGGATAAAAGGTTCCATCTTGCGGTTCCTCCTGTTTCTGTCTTGTAAGGTGGGTTCCTCTTTACTTTAGTGTGTTTGCAAGAGAGGAGAAAGGGAGAAGACTTTTCACAAAAAAACTCGCCATAAAAAAGCACTGACAACCTGTATGGGGGACTGACCCCTTAAAGTGAGACAAATCAAAACACCTTCAAGAGAACTAAACCATGTCGTAAGATATGGGGACAATCTTGGAGGTGTTTTTGCATTGACAACTAGAGTGAGTTACCCAGTAGAAGTTAAGAAGCAGGCGATTCAAATGAGGTTGGCAGGTGTTCCAGTGAAGGAGGTTATGGAGAGACTCGGAATCCGCAATGTGACTCAGTTAAAGGTCTGGATGAAGTGGTATCGAGAGGGTGAACTTCATCGACTAGAACAACCTGTTGGCAAACAATATAGCTTTGGCAAAGGCCCTGAGTACACTTCAGAGCTTGAGAAAGTGAAAGCAGAAAATCGATTTTTGAAACAACAACTGGACGTGTTAAAAAAGTACAAGGAGTTGGAAAGGAGGTGTCACCTAAAAGCGTGGTCAAATGGATGGACTCCATCAGAGGAGAAGTAACTATTACTCAAGCTTGCGCTTGGTTGGGTATTGCCCGATCCACCTATTATCGATGGAAGTCGGTGTTTAAAACGAAACCGAAGGATCTCATAATTGAAAAGATTCGGGAGCTATGTTCCCTACATAAATTCCGCTATGGCTATCGAAAGATCACGGCACTCCTTCGGAATGAACAGCTAATTAATCACAAGCGTGTGCAGAGGATTATGCAAGCGGAACAACTGCAATGTCGAGTACGCATCAAGAAACGTAAACCAACGGGACAACCTTCACAATCAGCTGAGCATCTACTACAACGTCAATTTCATGCCGAAGCTCCGTTGCAAAAGTTAGTGACGGATATTACATATTTGCCGTTTGGTGGGAAAATGTTGTACTTATCAAGCATCTTAGATTTATACAACGGGGAGATTGTTGCTTACTCCATAGCAGATAAACAAGACACTTCGTTTGTCTTAGATACATTGAATCAACTTCCTAATCGACCAGGAATGATGCTACATAGTGATCAGGGTAGCGTATACACGTCTCAAGCTTACCAAGAAGCAGTTAAAGGAAAAGGCATTACCATGAGCATGTCCCGCAAGGGAATGCCCGCTGATAATGCCCGCTGATAATGCCCCAATCGAATCGTTTCATTCCACGCTAAAGTCAGAAACGTTCTATCTCGAAGGCCTTACAAGTACAACGACGGCAATCGTTGTACAAACCATTCGAGATTATATTACCTACTATAACTCAATTCGTATTCAAACGAAACTAAACAACCAGTCGCCGGTTGAATTCCGAGGACTGGCTGCTTAAACTTGTAAGGTGTTTTGATCCCTGTTCTAGAAACGGGGGTCAGTCCCATGGAAAGGTCACCAGTGCTTTATAAATGTCTATTTGGTATACACGATTTTTTTAAT
This genomic stretch from Brevibacillus sp. DP1.3A harbors:
- a CDS encoding FusB/FusC family EF-G-binding protein — its product is MEPFIHTHQYHFIQSRVQAIMNAYATSTDVNVIRARKEIAHEEIFQLFPNMTAEQKEILHPIDSIREKAEGKQFLHQLLPFVIPFPALTESSIKKLFPKVKKLKISNLAEIDFSEISYVGWLDTATEKKYIVAYHEGKLFGIHGQFTNVNKKGLCALCNRFEEIGMFVLEAKSSGDGTYLKKGNFICQDSATCNQNIISLDKLNDFIALMVK